The Lujinxingia vulgaris genome segment CGCCCAGAGGCGGCGGTCGGGGAACTGGCTGCGCATCGCCTTCAGGGTGGCGCCGACGGCGGTGGGGTGGTGGGCGAAGTCGTCGTAGATGTCGATGCCGGCCACATGCGCGATGTGCTCCTGGCGGCGGCGCACCGACTTAAATCGCCGCATCGCGTCGGCGACTTGCTCAAAACTTAAGCCTTCGTCCATGGCGATGGCCGTGGCGCCGAGTGCGTTGCGCACGTTGAAGTCGCCCAACGTCGCGAGATCCAATTCGCCGAGCATCTGGTCGTCAAGCGAGACCGTGGCGCGGGTGCGGCCCTTCTCAAAACGAAGATCGGTGGCGCGAAGCGTGTTGGCTTCGCCCAGGCCAAATGTCTTTCGGATATCCTGGCGATGTTCGGAGACGGCCATCGCGCGTGCATCGTCGCCGTTGACCCAGAGGGAGCCTTTTGTGGGGATCAGGTCGCAGAAACGTCGAAACACATGCTCGATATCTTCGACGCTCTCGTAGATGTCGGCGTGGTCAAATTCCAGGTTGTTGATCGTGGCGCGGAAGGGGGCGTAGTGCCAGAACTTGGGCACTTTGTCGAAGTAGGCGGTGTCGTACTCGTCGCCCTCGATCACGAAGCAATCGCCTTTGCCCAGGCGGTAGTTCGAGCCAAAATTGCCGGTGATGCCACCGACCATAAAGCCCGGATCGCGGCCCTGGTCGGTGAGGATCCAGGCGAGCATGCCGGTGGTGGTGGTTTTGCCATGGGTGCCGGTGAGGACGAGGGGGCGGCGGTCTTCGAAGAAGAAGTGGCGCAGCGCCTCAGGCAAGCTCAGGTAGGGGATGTTGCGCTCGCGGGTGGCCACGGCGTCGGCGTAGGTTGCGCGGCTGACGTTGCCGACGATGACGATGTCGGGGTTCCAGTCGAGGTTGGCCTTGTCGTAGCCGCGCATGATGTCGATGCCGCGCTCTTCGAGCCAGGTGCTCATGGGCGGGTAGGCCATCGCGTCGGAGCCGCGAACTTCAAAGCCGCGCTCTTTGAGCATGGCCGCCAGACTCCCCATGGCCGTGCCGCAGATGCCGATGATGTGGATGCGCTCGATGGTGGCGGGGAGGGCGGGGAAGTCGCGGGGCTTATCGGCGGTCATGGGCGCTCTGGGAGGCTTGGGGAGATGGTTCAGTTGGAGGTGTTCTGGCCGGCGAAGAAGCGGTCGAGATCGGTGGTGTCGTGCGGCAGGGTCAGCGAGAGGCGCAGGCCGCGCTCGCGGATCGAGCCGTCGACGACTTCATCGACGCGGGCGTCGATGGTCAGCGTCTGGCCGCTGGTGGGGTGGGAGACCAGGCAGTCGACGCGGGTGCCCGCCGGATGAAGATCGGGGGTGCGCAAGAAGAGCTGGCCGCGGGCCAGGTCCACCTCGCGGAACTTCTGCAGGACCGAGGGCGTGGGGATGCGCACGCGCACCGCCGGGCGGCGCGAGCGCTCGACCTGGGCGCGGGCCTCGGGGTTGGCCTCGTAGGCCTCGTCGATG includes the following:
- a CDS encoding PilZ domain-containing protein, which translates into the protein MASAANRRSPRILASLDVIVQTVDGDVPFQTQDASYEGVFIVSREPLPLRKLIRFRTRLPTTGEELQMLGLVAHTVSAGDAYESGKTPGMGIQLFSLGKDTAQRWRDFIDEAYEANPEARAQVERSRRPAVRVRIPTPSVLQKFREVDLARGQLFLRTPDLHPAGTRVDCLVSHPTSGQTLTIDARVDEVVDGSIRERGLRLSLTLPHDTTDLDRFFAGQNTSN
- the mpl gene encoding UDP-N-acetylmuramate:L-alanyl-gamma-D-glutamyl-meso-diaminopimelate ligase, producing MTADKPRDFPALPATIERIHIIGICGTAMGSLAAMLKERGFEVRGSDAMAYPPMSTWLEERGIDIMRGYDKANLDWNPDIVIVGNVSRATYADAVATRERNIPYLSLPEALRHFFFEDRRPLVLTGTHGKTTTTGMLAWILTDQGRDPGFMVGGITGNFGSNYRLGKGDCFVIEGDEYDTAYFDKVPKFWHYAPFRATINNLEFDHADIYESVEDIEHVFRRFCDLIPTKGSLWVNGDDARAMAVSEHRQDIRKTFGLGEANTLRATDLRFEKGRTRATVSLDDQMLGELDLATLGDFNVRNALGATAIAMDEGLSFEQVADAMRRFKSVRRRQEHIAHVAGIDIYDDFAHHPTAVGATLKAMRSQFPDRRLWAIFEAKSNTSRRRVFQDDYPPAFALADRVILSRPWKKDDDLPEEMRVDISDIAESIRQLGPTTELIEEVDDIVRHVAGQAEPGDLIVGLSGAAFGGLHHKLASALRERFEP